The following proteins come from a genomic window of Gossypium raimondii isolate GPD5lz chromosome 5, ASM2569854v1, whole genome shotgun sequence:
- the LOC105768312 gene encoding dynein light chain 1, cytoplasmic, giving the protein MLEGKAVIGDTDMLQTMQQDALHLAAKALDFFDVTEATDIARFVKKEFDKTYGEGWQCIVGTDFGSFVTHCSGCFIYFCIGSLAFLLFKGSAVPQSHPNQFNALETVKA; this is encoded by the exons ATGCTTGAAGGCAAAGCAGTCATTGGTGACACTGATATGCTTCAAACCATGCAGCAAGATGCCCTCCATCTTGCCGCTAAAGCCCTCGATTTCTTCGACGTCACCGAAGCTACCGACATTGCACGGTTCGTAAAGAAG GAATTTGACAAAACATATGGAGAAGGGTGGCAATGCATAGTAGGAACAGATTTTGGTTCATTTGTGACACACTGCTCTGgctgtttcatttatttttgcattGGCAGCCTTGCTTTCTTGCTTTTCAAGGGTTCAGCTGTTCCACAATCTCACCCAAACCAGTTCAATGCTTTAGAAACAGTCAAAGCATAA
- the LOC105768307 gene encoding uncharacterized protein LOC105768307 — protein MGRRLFACFRRGSSSSSRNEVHANGKTNGTVVEASAEGPVLVELFSSQGCVTSPAAELLLSRLGRGDFQLDAPVIVLAYHVDYWDYMGWKDPYGSSLSTVRQKAYVEALRLDTMFTPQVVVQGRAQCVGNDEDTLLSIIAGAPRFPAPTFQANFQRPTSESLQVTLTGALRSKVDNNGVNIMVALYESGLVNDCPAGENKGKVLSNDFVVRKLEKLCTVKDVSAKKTVSGTVTFTLWDGFNSSKCSLAVFVQNNSYQILGSQNFQLPNDI, from the exons ATGGGGCGTCGTCTCTTTGCCTGTTTTCGTAGGGGTTCATCGTCTTCTTCAAGGAATGAAGTCCATGCCAATGGGAAAACCAATGGAACAGTGGTTGAAGCGTCGGCGGAAGGCCCAGTCCTGGTCGAGTTGTTCTCTTCACAGGGGTGTGTTACATCGCCGGCGGCGGAGTTGCTTTTGTCGAGGCTAGGGAGAGGGGATTTTCAGTTGGATGCCCCGGTGATTGTGTTGGCTTATCACGTTGATTATTGGGACTATATGGGGTGGAAAGACCCTTATGGTTCAAGCCTATCAACTGTTCGACAAAAGGCTTATGTGGAGGCTTTGAGGCTTGATACCATGTTTACACCTCAGGTTGTGGTTCAAGGCAGGGCTCAGTGTGTGGGTAATGATGAAGATACTTTGTTATCCATCATTGCCGGTGCTCCCAGGTTCCCTGCTCCAACATTCCAG GCTAATTTCCAAAGGCCTACATCAGAGTCCTTACAAGTGACCTTAACAGGAGCTTTGAGGTCTAAAGTAGACAACAATGGTGTCAATATAATGGTGGCATTGTACGAGAGCGGATTGGTAAATGACTGCCCAGCAGGTGAGAACAAAGGGAAAGTCTTATCCAATGATTTCGTTGTTAGAAAGCTCGAAAAACTCTGTACTGTCAAAGACGTATCTGCTAAGAAGACGGTCTCTGGCACTGTTACTTTCACTCTATGGGATGGTTTCAACAGTAGCAAATGTTCTCTCGCTGTCTTTGTTCAGAACAACTCCTACCAAATCCTTGGTTCTCAGAACTTTCAACTTCcaaatgatatttga